From Streptomyces sp. NBC_01460, a single genomic window includes:
- a CDS encoding glutamate decarboxylase — protein MPLHQGSHGKPAPSEEHRRLALNPFFGEADPTAPMIAAPPTHVLPDGPLPPSTAYRLVHDELMLDGNSRLNLATFVTTWMEPQAGVLMAECRDKNMIDKDEYPRTAELERRCVAMLADLWNAPDPSTAVGCSTTGSSEACMLAGLALKRRWAARNADRYPGTARPNLVMGVNVQVCWDKFCNFWEVEARQVPMEGERFHLDPQAAAELCDENTIGVVGILGSTFDGSYEPIAELCAALDDLQERTGLDIPVHVDGASGAMVAPFLDPDLVWDFRLPRVSSINTSGHKYGLVYPGVGWALWRSPAELPEELVFRVNYLGGDMPTFALNFSRPGAQVVAQYYTFVRLGREGYRAVQQTSRDIAGRLAGEFEALDDFRLLTRGDDLPVFAVTTKPEVKAYDVFDVSRRLRERGWLVPAYTFPANRQDLSVLRVVCRNGFSSDLAELLLDDLRRLLPELRGQAHPLHRDRQAQTAFHH, from the coding sequence ATGCCACTCCACCAGGGTTCTCACGGCAAGCCCGCTCCGTCCGAGGAGCACCGCAGACTGGCGCTCAACCCGTTCTTCGGGGAGGCCGACCCGACCGCCCCCATGATCGCGGCGCCGCCGACGCACGTCCTCCCGGACGGCCCGCTGCCCCCGTCGACCGCGTACCGGCTCGTCCACGACGAGCTGATGCTCGACGGGAACTCCCGGCTCAACCTCGCGACCTTCGTCACCACCTGGATGGAGCCCCAGGCCGGTGTGCTGATGGCCGAGTGCCGGGACAAGAACATGATCGACAAGGACGAGTACCCGCGCACCGCCGAGCTGGAACGGCGCTGTGTGGCGATGCTCGCCGACCTCTGGAACGCCCCCGACCCGTCGACCGCGGTGGGCTGCTCGACGACGGGGTCGAGCGAGGCCTGCATGCTGGCGGGGCTGGCGCTCAAGCGGCGCTGGGCGGCCAGGAACGCCGACCGGTACCCGGGGACCGCCCGGCCCAATCTGGTGATGGGCGTCAACGTGCAGGTCTGCTGGGACAAGTTCTGCAACTTCTGGGAGGTCGAGGCACGCCAGGTCCCCATGGAGGGGGAGCGCTTCCATCTGGACCCGCAGGCGGCAGCCGAGCTGTGCGACGAGAACACCATCGGCGTGGTCGGGATCCTCGGCTCCACCTTCGACGGTTCCTACGAGCCGATCGCGGAGCTGTGTGCCGCTCTGGACGACCTCCAGGAGCGCACCGGGCTCGACATCCCGGTCCATGTCGACGGGGCCTCGGGGGCGATGGTCGCACCGTTCCTCGACCCGGACCTGGTGTGGGACTTCCGGCTCCCCCGGGTGTCCTCGATCAACACCTCCGGGCACAAGTACGGCCTGGTCTACCCGGGGGTGGGGTGGGCGCTGTGGCGCTCGCCGGCCGAGCTGCCGGAGGAACTGGTCTTCCGGGTGAACTACCTGGGCGGTGACATGCCGACCTTCGCCCTGAACTTCTCCCGGCCCGGCGCGCAGGTGGTGGCGCAGTACTACACGTTCGTGCGGCTGGGCCGGGAGGGCTACCGGGCCGTCCAGCAGACGTCCCGGGACATCGCGGGGCGGCTCGCCGGAGAGTTCGAGGCCCTGGACGACTTCAGACTGCTGACCCGGGGCGACGACCTCCCGGTGTTCGCCGTGACGACGAAACCTGAGGTGAAGGCGTACGACGTGTTCGACGTGTCGAGGCGGCTCCGGGAGCGCGGCTGGCTGGTGCCGGCGTACACCTTCCCCGCCAACCGCCAGGACCTCTCGGTGCTGCGCGTCGTGTGCCGCAACGGATTCTCCTCGGACCTCGCGGAGCTGCTGCTGGACGACCTGCGCAGACTGCTGCCCGAACTGCGCGGGCAGGCGCACCCGTTGCACCGGGACCGGCAGGCCCAGACGGCCTTCCACCACTGA
- a CDS encoding DUF397 domain-containing protein, protein MHHVYNGMAATELRGVVWQKSRHSNSQGSCVEFAKLPGGNVAMRNSRHPDGPALVYTPAEIEALLLGVKDGEFDHLAAGA, encoded by the coding sequence GTGCACCACGTGTACAACGGCATGGCGGCCACAGAGCTTCGCGGGGTCGTCTGGCAGAAGAGCAGACACAGCAACTCCCAGGGATCTTGCGTGGAGTTCGCGAAACTGCCCGGAGGGAATGTGGCCATGCGGAACTCGCGCCACCCCGACGGGCCCGCACTCGTCTATACGCCGGCCGAGATCGAGGCGCTGCTGCTGGGCGTCAAGGACGGGGAGTTCGACCACCTGGCCGCCGGCGCCTGA
- a CDS encoding helix-turn-helix domain-containing protein produces the protein MGRVGKPVSAGESSGSVVRRILLGSQLRRLRESRGITREAAGYSIRASESKISRMELGRVSFKARDVEDLLTLYGVTDEAERDSLLGLAREANVAGWWHSYGDVLPGWFQTYIGLEGAASLIRIYEVQFVHGLLQTEAYAHAVVARGMPGAPPAEIDRRVALRLARQKALVSERAPRFHAVLDEAALRRPYGGRDVMRAQLRHLIDMSEQPNITLQVMPFSFGGHAGESGAFTMLRFPESDLSDIVYLEQLTSALYLDKAEEVAQYEKAMIRLHEDSPGPEESRDLLRGLLQLT, from the coding sequence ATGGGGAGGGTCGGTAAGCCGGTGTCGGCAGGCGAGTCGAGTGGTTCTGTGGTGCGGCGCATCCTGCTGGGCTCACAGCTCAGGCGCCTGCGTGAGTCGCGCGGCATCACCCGTGAGGCGGCCGGCTACTCCATCCGCGCCTCCGAATCGAAGATCAGCCGCATGGAGTTGGGACGGGTGAGCTTCAAGGCCAGGGACGTCGAGGACCTGCTCACGCTGTACGGAGTCACGGACGAGGCGGAGCGGGACTCCCTCCTCGGTCTGGCCCGTGAGGCCAACGTGGCGGGCTGGTGGCACAGTTACGGCGATGTGCTGCCCGGCTGGTTCCAGACGTATATCGGTCTGGAGGGGGCGGCATCGCTCATCCGGATCTACGAAGTCCAGTTCGTGCACGGGCTGCTGCAGACCGAGGCGTACGCGCACGCGGTGGTGGCGCGCGGGATGCCGGGTGCGCCGCCGGCCGAGATCGACCGCAGGGTCGCGCTGAGGCTGGCGCGGCAGAAGGCGCTCGTCTCCGAACGCGCACCGCGCTTCCACGCGGTGCTCGACGAGGCCGCGCTGCGCCGTCCGTACGGCGGGCGGGACGTGATGCGCGCGCAGTTGCGGCACCTGATCGACATGTCGGAGCAGCCGAATATCACGCTCCAGGTGATGCCCTTCAGCTTCGGCGGGCACGCCGGTGAAAGCGGGGCGTTCACCATGCTGCGCTTCCCGGAATCCGATCTGTCGGACATCGTCTATCTGGAGCAGCTGACAAGTGCGCTCTATCTGGACAAGGCAGAAGAAGTCGCCCAGTACGAAAAGGCCATGATCCGGCTCCACGAGGACAGTCCGGGCCCCGAGGAGAGCCGGGATCTTCTTCGCGGACTCCTTCAACTGACCTGA
- a CDS encoding PadR family transcriptional regulator yields MSAIRLLVLGAVRQHGRAHGYQVRNDLEYWGAHEWSSAKPGSIYHALKQMAKQGLLLAHEIAPSTAGGPPRTEYEITDRGTEEFFALLRSSLTSYDQSVDVLSAGIGFIVDLERAEAVSLLRERVAAIEGWRAAVTEHYTPSEGPEVLGHIGEIMNMWVHSADAGAEWTRGLIARVEAGAYTFAGEGEPFVGVLSEGQENPYATGVPDAGDTR; encoded by the coding sequence ATGTCGGCGATCCGTCTCCTGGTCCTGGGGGCCGTGCGACAGCACGGCCGTGCGCACGGCTACCAGGTGCGCAACGACCTGGAGTACTGGGGCGCCCACGAGTGGTCCAGCGCCAAGCCCGGGTCGATCTACCACGCGCTGAAGCAGATGGCGAAGCAAGGGCTGCTGCTCGCCCACGAGATCGCCCCGTCCACGGCCGGCGGCCCGCCCCGCACCGAGTACGAGATCACCGACCGGGGTACGGAGGAGTTCTTCGCCCTGCTGCGGTCCTCGCTGACCTCGTACGACCAGAGCGTGGACGTGCTCTCGGCCGGCATCGGCTTCATCGTCGATCTGGAGCGGGCCGAGGCGGTCTCGCTCCTGAGGGAGCGCGTCGCCGCCATCGAGGGGTGGAGGGCGGCGGTCACGGAGCACTACACCCCGTCCGAGGGCCCGGAGGTGCTCGGGCACATCGGCGAGATCATGAACATGTGGGTCCACTCCGCGGATGCCGGTGCCGAGTGGACCCGGGGTCTGATCGCCCGTGTCGAGGCGGGGGCGTACACCTTCGCGGGTGAGGGGGAGCCCTTCGTCGGAGTGCTCTCCGAGGGGCAGGAGAACCCTTACGCGACGGGCGTCCCCGACGCCGGGGATACGCGCTGA
- a CDS encoding aldehyde dehydrogenase family protein, whose translation MSFLNELAHQYIDGEWLTGNGEWDIIDFNPYNGEKLCSITVATAAEVDRAYRAAERAQREWEAVGPYARRGVLENAARLVGERAEEIAELIVDELGGTRPRAAYEVRAAREFLREAAGQATRPMAGLLPSVTDGKENRVYRLPVGVVGVISAFNFPFLVTVKTVAPALALGNAVVVKPHQNAPIAGGGLVARIFEDAGLPAGLLNVVVTDSAEIGDSFIEHPVPKVISFTGSDRVGRHVAAVAAGLFKRTILELSGNSALVVLEDADLDHAVRAAVYSRFVFQGQVSMAANRILVDRSVEREFTERFTAAVSALTSGDPRDPDTRIGPVISALQAEALTALVDGAIEAGATPLVRGRTRGNLVEPTVLAGLPEGSPLLEQEIFGPVALLLPFDGEDDAVRIVNDSPYGLSGAVHTADAERGVRFARRISGGMFHVNGATVQDDPAVAFGGEKSSGMGRLNGEAAVEAFTTRKWISVQHGRTVFPF comes from the coding sequence ATGTCCTTCCTCAATGAACTGGCCCACCAGTACATCGACGGCGAGTGGCTGACCGGCAACGGTGAGTGGGACATCATTGATTTCAATCCCTACAACGGCGAAAAACTCTGCTCCATCACCGTGGCCACCGCGGCGGAGGTCGACCGGGCCTATCGGGCGGCCGAACGCGCGCAGCGGGAATGGGAGGCCGTCGGCCCCTATGCGCGCAGGGGCGTCCTGGAGAACGCCGCACGGCTCGTCGGGGAACGCGCCGAGGAAATCGCCGAGCTGATCGTCGACGAGCTCGGCGGCACCCGGCCGAGGGCCGCGTACGAGGTGCGTGCCGCGCGGGAATTCCTGCGTGAGGCCGCCGGTCAGGCGACCCGCCCGATGGCCGGACTGCTTCCCTCGGTCACCGACGGCAAGGAGAACCGGGTCTACCGGCTGCCCGTCGGGGTCGTCGGGGTGATCAGTGCCTTCAACTTCCCCTTCCTGGTGACGGTGAAGACCGTCGCACCCGCGCTCGCGCTCGGGAACGCGGTCGTGGTGAAGCCCCATCAGAACGCGCCGATCGCCGGCGGGGGGCTGGTCGCCCGGATCTTCGAGGACGCGGGGCTGCCCGCCGGGCTCCTCAACGTCGTGGTCACCGACAGCGCCGAGATAGGTGACAGCTTCATCGAGCACCCTGTGCCCAAGGTGATCTCGTTCACCGGCTCGGACCGGGTCGGCCGTCATGTGGCCGCCGTCGCCGCCGGACTGTTCAAGCGGACCATCCTCGAACTGAGCGGCAACAGCGCCCTGGTCGTCCTGGAGGACGCCGACCTCGACCACGCCGTCCGGGCCGCGGTCTACAGCCGCTTCGTGTTCCAGGGGCAGGTCAGCATGGCCGCCAACCGCATCCTGGTGGACCGTTCCGTGGAGAGGGAGTTCACCGAGCGGTTCACGGCGGCGGTGTCCGCCCTCACCTCGGGGGATCCGCGGGACCCGGACACCCGCATCGGGCCGGTCATCAGCGCCCTTCAGGCCGAGGCGCTCACCGCGCTGGTCGACGGGGCGATCGAGGCCGGCGCCACCCCGCTCGTCCGGGGCCGCACGCGCGGCAACCTCGTCGAGCCGACCGTGCTGGCCGGACTGCCGGAGGGGTCACCGCTCCTGGAGCAGGAGATCTTCGGCCCCGTGGCGCTCCTGCTGCCGTTCGACGGGGAGGACGACGCCGTGCGCATCGTCAACGACAGCCCGTACGGGCTGAGCGGCGCCGTCCACACGGCGGACGCCGAGCGCGGTGTGCGGTTCGCCCGGCGGATCTCGGGCGGGATGTTCCACGTCAACGGCGCGACCGTGCAGGACGATCCGGCGGTCGCGTTCGGGGGCGAGAAGAGTTCCGGAATGGGACGGCTGAACGGCGAGGCCGCTGTGGAGGCCTTCACCACCCGGAAGTGGATCTCGGTGCAGCACGGGCGGACGGTCTTTCCCTTCTGA
- a CDS encoding ATP-binding protein, which produces MLEPLRQGPPPVDPSAVAGSATCTLPARFEAVGGARRFTRTTLASWDLGDHFDDVALVVSELVTNALRHALPADPARDRQDTTVRLHLMRWASRLVCAVRDPSEKGPVAGEAPDSAESGRGLFLVESFSDCWGWHPSPVPAGSPSPDGGFGKVVWALFRLTDHTVPEPVPAEAFPDSL; this is translated from the coding sequence ATGCTCGAGCCGTTACGGCAGGGGCCTCCACCCGTCGACCCCTCGGCGGTCGCGGGCTCGGCCACCTGCACGCTTCCGGCCCGGTTCGAAGCGGTGGGCGGGGCACGGAGGTTCACCCGTACGACACTGGCCTCCTGGGACCTGGGCGACCACTTCGACGACGTCGCCCTGGTCGTGTCCGAGCTGGTCACCAACGCGCTGCGGCACGCCCTGCCGGCCGATCCCGCGCGGGATCGCCAGGACACCACCGTGCGGCTGCACCTGATGCGCTGGGCCTCGCGCCTGGTGTGCGCGGTGCGCGATCCCAGCGAGAAGGGTCCGGTCGCGGGCGAGGCGCCCGATTCGGCCGAGTCCGGCCGGGGCCTGTTCCTGGTGGAGTCGTTCAGCGACTGCTGGGGCTGGCACCCCTCGCCCGTACCGGCCGGGAGCCCGTCACCCGACGGAGGGTTCGGCAAGGTGGTCTGGGCGCTGTTCCGGCTGACCGACCACACGGTGCCCGAGCCCGTCCCGGCCGAGGCATTTCCCGACAGCCTGTAG
- a CDS encoding ATP-binding cassette domain-containing protein, translating into MSDAIVVEGVHKRYGGKRALNGLDLAVRGGSVHGVLGPNGAGKTTAVRVLTTLLRHDEGRVEVAGFDVWSEPAEVRRRIGLLGQHAAVDEELGGRQNLEMFGRLYHLGARRAGRRADELLERFGLADTGRKAVKQYSGGMRRRLDLAASLITDPEVLFLDEPTTGLDPRGRAEVWAAVRSLAVGGTTVLLTTQYLEEADQLADRISVIDDGRVIAEGTADRLKAMVGGDRVDVVVRDADRLGEAAGLLGEGVTVDADRRLLRAPAPDRMAALTRTVRALEEAGIEAEDIAVRRPTLDEVFLSLTGGGTPAPIDTEVAA; encoded by the coding sequence GTGAGCGACGCGATCGTCGTCGAAGGAGTGCACAAGCGGTACGGAGGGAAGCGCGCCCTGAACGGCCTGGACCTCGCCGTCCGCGGCGGTTCGGTCCATGGGGTCCTCGGTCCGAACGGGGCGGGCAAGACCACCGCCGTGCGCGTGCTGACGACCCTGCTGCGGCACGACGAGGGCCGGGTGGAGGTGGCGGGGTTCGACGTGTGGTCCGAGCCCGCCGAGGTCAGGCGGCGGATCGGGCTGCTCGGGCAGCACGCGGCGGTGGACGAGGAGCTCGGCGGCCGGCAGAACCTGGAGATGTTCGGCCGCCTGTACCACCTGGGCGCACGCCGGGCGGGGCGGCGGGCCGACGAACTGCTGGAGCGGTTCGGGCTGGCCGACACCGGCCGCAAGGCGGTCAAGCAGTACAGCGGGGGCATGCGGCGCCGCCTCGACCTGGCCGCGTCGCTGATCACCGACCCGGAGGTGCTCTTCCTCGACGAGCCCACCACGGGGCTCGACCCGCGGGGCAGGGCCGAGGTGTGGGCCGCGGTCCGCTCCCTCGCGGTCGGCGGCACCACCGTGCTGCTGACCACGCAGTACCTGGAGGAGGCGGACCAGCTGGCCGACCGGATCTCGGTGATCGACGACGGCCGGGTCATCGCGGAGGGCACGGCCGACCGGCTCAAGGCGATGGTCGGCGGCGACCGCGTCGACGTGGTCGTCCGCGACGCGGACCGCCTGGGGGAAGCGGCCGGACTGCTGGGCGAAGGGGTCACCGTGGACGCGGACAGACGGCTGCTCCGCGCGCCCGCCCCGGACCGCATGGCGGCCCTGACCCGGACCGTACGGGCGCTGGAGGAGGCGGGCATCGAGGCGGAGGACATCGCGGTGCGCCGCCCGACGCTGGACGAGGTGTTCCTCTCGCTCACCGGGGGCGGGACCCCCGCACCCATCGACACGGAGGTGGCGGCATGA
- a CDS encoding YbjQ family protein translates to MGIEDFGGGQTPQADVLVVTTNDVPGHQVTQVIGEVFGLTVRSRHLGSQIGAGLKSMIGGELKGLTKTLVETRNQAMERLVDQARARGANAVLMMRFDVSEAADVGTEVCAYGTAAVISRS, encoded by the coding sequence ATGGGCATTGAGGACTTCGGTGGCGGACAGACACCCCAGGCGGACGTCCTGGTCGTCACCACGAACGACGTTCCCGGCCACCAGGTGACGCAGGTCATCGGCGAGGTGTTCGGACTCACGGTCCGCTCCCGCCACCTCGGTAGCCAGATCGGCGCCGGCCTGAAGTCGATGATCGGCGGCGAGCTGAAAGGGCTCACCAAGACCCTCGTCGAGACCCGCAACCAGGCGATGGAGCGGCTCGTCGACCAGGCCAGGGCGCGTGGCGCGAACGCGGTGCTGATGATGCGGTTCGACGTCAGCGAGGCCGCCGACGTGGGCACCGAGGTGTGCGCCTACGGAACGGCCGCCGTGATCAGCAGGTCCTGA
- the wrbA gene encoding NAD(P)H:quinone oxidoreductase codes for MPTSVNIAVVYYSSTGTVSTIAKAIAGDAEHAGAHVRLRKVAELAPQAAIDSNPAWAEHAKATAGIPEVSPDDMVWADAVIFGTPTRYGNVTAQLKQFLDTLGGLWQAGKLADKVYSGFTASSTAHGGQESTLLALYNTIHHFGGILVPPGYTDPSKFVDGNPYGTSHVSGQGDIPVAEQTLTAARVQAERVVKFTRAIKAGLAAED; via the coding sequence ATGCCCACGTCCGTCAACATCGCCGTCGTCTACTACTCCTCCACCGGCACCGTCTCCACGATCGCCAAGGCCATCGCCGGGGACGCCGAGCACGCCGGTGCGCACGTGCGGCTGCGCAAGGTCGCCGAGCTCGCCCCGCAGGCCGCCATCGACTCCAATCCGGCCTGGGCCGAGCACGCCAAGGCGACCGCCGGCATCCCCGAGGTCTCGCCGGACGACATGGTCTGGGCGGACGCGGTGATCTTCGGTACGCCCACCCGGTACGGCAACGTCACGGCCCAGCTCAAGCAGTTCCTCGACACACTGGGAGGCCTCTGGCAGGCGGGGAAGCTCGCCGACAAGGTCTACAGCGGTTTCACCGCGAGCAGCACCGCCCACGGGGGTCAGGAGTCGACCCTGCTGGCGCTGTACAACACGATCCACCACTTCGGCGGCATCCTGGTCCCTCCGGGCTACACGGACCCCTCGAAGTTCGTCGACGGCAATCCGTACGGCACCTCCCACGTCTCGGGCCAGGGCGACATCCCGGTCGCCGAGCAGACCCTGACCGCCGCGCGCGTCCAGGCCGAGCGCGTCGTGAAGTTCACCCGGGCCATCAAGGCCGGACTCGCGGCCGAGGACTGA
- a CDS encoding ABC transporter permease translates to MSTATAGPGRVGWALTDSWTMTRRELAHWARQPVQVVVGLVFPVMLLLMFNYLVGGGSGVDGDNTDFLVPGMLALTMAFGLEGTMLAVTQDLNKGVIDRFRSMPMASGAVLAGRSAADMLQSVAALAVMTGVGYALGWRWHKGTAAALAALGLLLLLRFAMLWIGIHLAMVAGRPEMVQAVQILVWPVGFLSNVFASPESMPGWLGAVVEWNPMSATATAVRGLFGNPGGASGSWAAEHAGLLAVAWPVALLVLFLPLAVRRFARIDR, encoded by the coding sequence ATGAGTACGGCGACGGCGGGCCCGGGGCGCGTCGGCTGGGCGCTGACCGACTCCTGGACGATGACCCGGCGCGAACTGGCGCACTGGGCACGGCAGCCCGTCCAGGTGGTCGTCGGCCTGGTCTTCCCGGTGATGCTGCTCCTGATGTTCAACTACCTGGTGGGCGGCGGTTCCGGGGTCGACGGGGACAACACCGACTTCCTGGTGCCCGGCATGCTCGCGCTGACCATGGCCTTCGGCCTGGAGGGCACGATGCTGGCGGTCACCCAGGACCTGAACAAGGGCGTCATCGACCGGTTCCGTTCCATGCCGATGGCCTCGGGCGCGGTCCTGGCCGGGCGGAGTGCCGCCGACATGCTCCAGTCGGTGGCCGCGCTGGCCGTGATGACCGGAGTGGGGTACGCCCTCGGCTGGCGCTGGCACAAGGGCACGGCCGCGGCCCTGGCGGCGCTGGGGCTGCTCCTCCTGCTGCGGTTCGCGATGCTGTGGATCGGCATCCACCTCGCGATGGTGGCCGGCCGGCCCGAGATGGTGCAGGCCGTGCAGATCCTGGTCTGGCCGGTCGGCTTCCTCTCCAACGTCTTCGCCTCGCCGGAGTCGATGCCTGGATGGCTGGGCGCGGTGGTCGAGTGGAACCCGATGTCGGCCACGGCGACAGCGGTACGCGGCCTGTTCGGCAACCCGGGAGGAGCCTCGGGCTCCTGGGCCGCCGAACACGCCGGACTCCTCGCCGTGGCCTGGCCGGTGGCGCTGCTCGTCCTGTTCCTCCCCCTGGCCGTGAGGAGGTTCGCACGGATCGACCGATGA
- a CDS encoding DedA family protein, with protein MNTLALGPSWLDPDYLLNTFGLPGLLLIVFAESGLLIGFFLPGDSLLFTTGLLVTTGDLKYPLWLVCLLVALAAIIGDQVGYLFGRKVGPSLFKRPDSRLFKQENVEKAHEFFEKYGPKSLVLARFVPVVRTFTPIIAGVSRMDYRSFITFNIIGGVLWGVGVTLLGAALGNVAFVHENIEMILILIVLISVVPILIEFLRARGKSKKEGTAQRGDGQDPSDGGPGEGPYGGAGDGGQGPAAHRYADDQPAPYDGGGRYEGQAGQYGQAGQYDQGAQYGGGQYGNGQGGQQYGGQAGQYGAPQGGGQYGAPQGGGQYGAPQGGGQYGNGQGGQQYGGQGQYGADQGGQYAGGQYAGGQYGDGQYDQGGQYGGGQYDQGGQYGAPQAGQQYNSGPAGQQYGQGAPYGQAGQYGQAGQYDQGGQYGSGQGAPYQAGHDGRYGAARPGPYADGGRGHQGDGSAPGHGEDQDGEPGQYGWQNRR; from the coding sequence TTGAATACGCTTGCGCTCGGCCCGAGCTGGCTGGACCCGGATTACCTGCTCAACACCTTCGGGCTCCCCGGCCTCCTGCTCATCGTGTTCGCCGAGTCGGGGCTGCTCATCGGCTTCTTCCTCCCCGGTGACTCCCTGCTGTTCACCACGGGCCTCCTGGTCACGACCGGCGACCTGAAGTACCCCCTGTGGCTCGTCTGCCTCCTGGTCGCGCTGGCGGCGATCATCGGCGACCAGGTCGGCTATCTCTTCGGACGCAAGGTGGGCCCGTCCCTCTTCAAGCGCCCGGACTCCCGGCTCTTCAAGCAGGAGAACGTCGAGAAGGCGCACGAGTTCTTCGAGAAGTACGGCCCGAAGTCGCTGGTGCTGGCCCGCTTCGTGCCCGTCGTCCGGACCTTCACGCCGATCATCGCCGGTGTGAGCCGGATGGACTACCGCTCGTTCATCACGTTCAACATCATCGGCGGCGTGCTCTGGGGCGTCGGGGTGACGCTGCTGGGCGCGGCCCTCGGCAACGTCGCGTTCGTGCACGAGAACATCGAGATGATCCTCATCCTGATCGTGCTGATCTCCGTGGTGCCGATCCTGATCGAGTTCCTGCGGGCGCGCGGCAAGTCGAAGAAGGAAGGCACCGCACAGCGGGGCGACGGCCAGGACCCCTCCGACGGAGGCCCGGGCGAGGGCCCGTACGGCGGAGCGGGCGACGGCGGCCAGGGCCCCGCGGCCCACCGGTACGCCGACGACCAGCCCGCCCCGTACGACGGCGGCGGCCGGTACGAGGGCCAGGCGGGTCAGTACGGCCAGGCGGGTCAGTACGACCAGGGCGCCCAGTACGGCGGCGGCCAGTACGGCAACGGCCAGGGCGGTCAGCAGTACGGCGGCCAGGCGGGCCAGTATGGCGCGCCCCAGGGCGGCGGCCAGTACGGCGCGCCCCAGGGCGGCGGCCAGTACGGCGCGCCCCAGGGCGGCGGCCAGTACGGCAACGGCCAGGGCGGTCAGCAGTACGGCGGCCAGGGGCAGTACGGCGCCGATCAGGGCGGCCAGTACGCCGGTGGCCAGTACGCCGGTGGCCAGTACGGCGACGGTCAGTACGACCAGGGCGGCCAGTACGGCGGCGGCCAGTACGACCAGGGCGGCCAGTACGGCGCGCCCCAGGCCGGTCAGCAGTACAACAGCGGCCCGGCCGGCCAGCAGTACGGACAGGGCGCGCCGTACGGACAGGCCGGTCAGTACGGACAGGCCGGTCAGTACGACCAGGGCGGTCAGTACGGCAGCGGCCAGGGCGCTCCGTACCAGGCCGGACACGACGGCCGGTACGGCGCCGCCCGGCCCGGTCCGTACGCCGACGGTGGCCGCGGCCACCAGGGCGACGGTTCCGCGCCCGGCCACGGTGAGGACCAGGACGGCGAGCCGGGTCAGTACGGGTGGCAGAACAGGCGCTGA